A genome region from Sphaeramia orbicularis chromosome 19, fSphaOr1.1, whole genome shotgun sequence includes the following:
- the LOC115439538 gene encoding protein FAM13C-like: MFCFCLQSSLLKLQALEVDGAPSLGPSPEGSPPALASKEQKSPCSSTELGGEKEVKTLALCHNVDENSPPELLTVLCRPPQSPRHQPLTSIQQPLTPDGAPAASPHHSPYSTQRSSPGGEGGGGGGGGEGGGGGALLQLLAGGPSPLPSPRCSSLSHSLRFNSDPDTAPSPPCSQQYMLSRGRARTEAPEDECPSSIPFLTRQIQTLKKKVRRFEDQFEQEMNYKPSHNDKYSNPEMVRVMNELAKARKQLKELRLRQSVFESKEQEGPSSDVCRYSSVQQGASEHKPTLEETVESLFRRLKEKRQTLGLPDNMKEMTQAQMVLEKITLQKCLLYFESLHGRPGTKQEKNLVKPLYDRYQMIKHLLCASPTISTIEEEDDDASDEDDSTSSMTVEECPVPPPRRVTRPASGEEDSDRDSDPAFVSPMDEVKAVRQQPVLTMSNLHEASRCQLLECLRQTRAEKKARRKVLREFEEEFHRQTGRICQKEDRTPMKDEYQEYKQLKAKLRLLEVLLSKQEDPKTM; this comes from the exons ATGTTCTGTTTCTGCCTGCAGAGTTCCCTGCTGAAGCTCCAGGCACTGGAGGTGGACGGGGCCCCTTCGTTGGGTCCATCTCCTGAGGGGAGCCCTCCTGCTCTGGCCAGCAAGGAGCAGAAAAGCCCCTGTAGCTCGACTGAGcttggaggagagaaggaggtgAAGACGCTCGCCCTGTGTCATAACGTCGATGAGAACAGCCCACCAG AGCTGCTGACAGTCCTCTGCAGACCTCCACAGTCGCCCAGACACCAGCCGCTGACCTCCATCCAGCAGCCCCTGACCCCCGACGGAGCGCCAGCCGCCAGCCCCCACCACTCCCCCTACTCCACACAGAGGAGCAGccctgggggggaggggggaggaggaggtggaggaggagagggaggaggaggtggggctCTACTCCAGCTGCTGGCAGGAGGACCGAGCCCCCTCCCCTCTCCCCGCTGCTCCAGCCTCAGCCACAGTCTGAGGTTCAACTCCGACCCCGACACAGCTCCATCACCGCCCTGCAGCCAACAGTACATGCT GTCTCGAGGTCGGGCTCGGACAGAGGCACCAGAAGATGAATGCCCATCCTCTATCCCGTTCCTCACCAGACAGATCCAAACACTGAAGAAGAAAGTCCGCAGGTTCGAGGACCAGTTTGAGCAGGAGATGAACTACAAG CCGTCTCATAATGATAAATATTCAAATCCAGAGATGGTGAGAGTGATGAATGAGCTGGCAAAGGCTCGAAAACAGCTGAAAG AACTGCGACTCAGACAGTCAGTGTTTGAGTCGAAGGAGCAGGAAGGTCCGAGCAGCGACGTCTGCAG ATACAGTTCTGTCCAACAGGGGGCGTCTGAgcacaaaccaacactggaggaAACAGTGGAGTCTCTGTTCAGACGATTAAAGGAGAAAAGGCAAACACTGGGTCTTCCCGACAACATGAAg GAGATGACTCAGGCCCAGATGGTTCTGGAGAAAATCACTCTGCAGAAATGCCTGCTGTACTTTGAGAGTCTGCATGGCCGACCG GGTACAAAGCAGGAGAAGAACCTGGTGAAGCCTCTGTATGACAGATACCAGATGATCAAACATTTACTGTGTGCCAGCCCAACCATCAGCACCATA gaggaggaggacgatgaTGCTTCAGATGAAGATGACTCAACAAGCTCGATGACGGTTGAAGAATGTCCTGTCCCGCCTCCTCGTAGGGTGACCAGACCGGCATCCGGCGAGGAGGACAGTGACCGGGACAGTGATCCTGCCTTTGTATCCCCTATGGACGAGGTGAAAGCAGTCCGTCAGCAACCTGTACTCACCATGAGCAACCTGCATGAAGCATCCAG GTGTCAACTGCTGGAGTGTCTGCGGCAAACCAGAGCAGAGAAGAAGGCGAGGCGTAAAGTTCTGAGGGAGTTTGAGGAGGAGTTTCACCGCCAGACTGGAAG AATCTGCCAAAAAGAAGATCGGACTCCAATGAAAGACGAATACCAGGAGTACAAGCAGCTGAAAGCTAAACTCCGCCTCCTGGAAGTCCTGCTCAGCAAACAGGAAGACCCCAAAACCATGTGA